The genomic region CAACGGGGCGAAGTAGCCCACCACCAACAGCAGCACACCAACCCCGATAAACGATACGATCCGCGCCAGCCCGCCACGGTTGCTCAATTCAACGAAGAACAATTTGGCGACCACCAGCGCGATCAGCGCCGCGCCGATCAGCCAGACTTCGCGGCGATGACGCAGATGCCCACCGATCATCAGGCTCAGGGCCATCAAGGTCCAGACGATGGACAGGCCGGCCTGCACCAGCATCGACTCCAGCAACAGATCCAGCGCGAACGGCACGCCACCCCAGTGATGGGCCGCGCGCATCACCATCGCGGTGAAGAAGGCGAACAGTGAAACACCGGCAATCACCTGCGTGGCGTTATCGGCGTAATCCTCTCGGATCGCCAGTTGCATGACTGCGTTGCGGGACCAGACATAAACGCCGAACAGGGCGAACAACAGGCCCAGCTCCAGCGGATTGATCAGCGGCACATATGGCAACGGCTCGGCGGTGCCGTCGCTGGCAATGTTCGCCAGCCAGAACCAGCCGAGCATCAACAACGCCAACGGCGTGGCGGCATACACCCGGTACTCGCGGGAATAGGTCGACACTGGCCATGGCCACGCCCGTGGTGCAGCCATCAGCACCAGATACAGGCTCGGCAGAATCGCCCAGCCCAACCAGCGCCAGGCGTTGTACTGCTCCGACAACAGCAGCAAGCCGTAACGCAGCTCCAGGGCGAGCACCCCGATCAACAGCCAGCAACCGAGCACGTGGGCGGTGCTCAGGGCTTTTTCGGGCAACATCGGCGCCAGTCGCCGCAGCGAGATGAAATGCACGACGAACACCGCCGCCCAAACCAGCCAGCCGAAATTGGCGGCCGGGTGATACCGCGAATACCAGGCCGCGAGTAACACCAGACCGGCAGCAGGAATCAGCAAGGTGCAGAGCAAGCCCAGCGACGACCACTTCAGGCGCAGCGCCAGCACCGTCCACAACGCCACACTCACCGCCGCGACTGCCAGTAACAATGTCGCTTGCAGATTCACAGGTGCAAAGCGCAGCACTTCGCTGATCCACGCCAGCGCCCACCAACCCGCACCCCATACCAGTAACACCTCGGACAAACGCTGCAAACTCAACACATCGAAAGCCGAAGCATGATTGCCGAGCTGCAAACGCCAGGCCCCGACGAATGCCGCCAGCCCCAGCACCAACGGTGTCCAGAAACCGCTATGCGCCAGTGGTCGCAACCCTTCGCTGAGCAGCGGCCCGAACAAGTCCGGCCCGGCGAACAGGAACGCTACGCCGCCAATCACCTGCAACAGCAGGCCAAAGACAAAACTCACGCGCTGCTTCAGGTACAGGCTCAACCAGATGATGAACAAACCACTGGCCGCCCATACCGCGCTTGCGGTTTGCCATGGCAACACGAACAGCACGGCGAGGTTGATCAGCACCAGACCGGCCAGCAACACCACCGACAAGCCGCGCAGCAAACGCACGTCACTGCGCACCATTTCGTCGCGAGCCGCCAGCAGCATGCCGGCGATCAACGCCAATCCGATCAGGGACGCGCTGAGCAAACCGCTCCAGCCGGCGCTGAACACCGCAGCCGACTCACCACTCGCCCCTTGCAGCCGCACCAGGAACAACGCACCACCGAGCAGTTGCACGGCGAATGCGCTGAACAGGAACGCCCGCGATTGCAGACGCAGGCCGATGAACAGCGTCGCCAACCCGGCCAGCGCCCAACTGATCGCCGTGCCATGCGTGAAGAAAAACAGCGGCGCCAGCAGATAGAGGAACGTCAGCCCCAGGCAGGCCAGCACCGGCAACCCTTGGCGTTCCCACGGTGATGTCTGTTCGGGTGACGCTTTGCGCAATTGGTAGAAACTGAACAGCAGCGCCACGCCGAGCATCAACGCTCCCAGCGGCGCACCATCGAGCAGGCTGCCCTCGCCGCTACGCAATTCACTGATAAAGGCCAGTGCCGAGCCCAGTTGCAGCAGCAAGGCAAAGGCGCGCGCCAATGGTCGTTGTTGACGCAGGCCGAGCCAGAAAATCCCCGCGCCTTCCACCGCCCAGGCTGCGGCAGTCCAACGCGCGTCGAGCCCCAGAGGGATCGCCAGGCTGGCGAAGATCACCCCCAGTGCCAGACAGGTTTCCGCCAACAACAGCGCTCGTCCGCTCATCAGCAACCGGGCCAGGCCCATGTAAATCACGCCCAGGCCCAAGGCACTGAAGGCGGCGGCAAATTCAAAGTGCTCCACCAGCGCGAACTGCAGACCGAAGCCCACCAACGGTGGCGCGAACAGCATCATGCCGTCGACGTAATCGCCCTT from Pseudomonas sp. GGS8 harbors:
- a CDS encoding DUF2339 domain-containing protein, producing MQWMFMLIGLLLGWMLDESFSDALLGALLGLGLGQAIRIGRLSTQTAEQRRLLDQAQIALNAVEQRLALLEVSGVKAPEPGETVASEPVSSPEIILEQAPVATQELVWELPPELEPITAVAAESSRPLPADVWQPEPVAREPQQPAEPRGPNFIERAISGARNWLFGGNTVLRVGVVLLFLGLAFLLRYATEGMVVPIELRYAGVAAAALGLLALGWWLRLRNSNYALMLQGTGIAVLYLTVFAAMRLHPLLDPKAALGLLVVVTVFSAILAITQNALGLAAAAALGGFAAPILTSTGAGNHVALFSYFALLNAGILAIAWFKAWRLLNLIGFVGTFGIGFAWGLRSYKPELLWSTEPFLILFFLMYLAIGLLFTRRKLLEMSDAPEDNSREALLRWSAHKGDYVDGMMLFAPPLVGFGLQFALVEHFEFAAAFSALGLGVIYMGLARLLMSGRALLLAETCLALGVIFASLAIPLGLDARWTAAAWAVEGAGIFWLGLRQQRPLARAFALLLQLGSALAFISELRSGEGSLLDGAPLGALMLGVALLFSFYQLRKASPEQTSPWERQGLPVLACLGLTFLYLLAPLFFFTHGTAISWALAGLATLFIGLRLQSRAFLFSAFAVQLLGGALFLVRLQGASGESAAVFSAGWSGLLSASLIGLALIAGMLLAARDEMVRSDVRLLRGLSVVLLAGLVLINLAVLFVLPWQTASAVWAASGLFIIWLSLYLKQRVSFVFGLLLQVIGGVAFLFAGPDLFGPLLSEGLRPLAHSGFWTPLVLGLAAFVGAWRLQLGNHASAFDVLSLQRLSEVLLVWGAGWWALAWISEVLRFAPVNLQATLLLAVAAVSVALWTVLALRLKWSSLGLLCTLLIPAAGLVLLAAWYSRYHPAANFGWLVWAAVFVVHFISLRRLAPMLPEKALSTAHVLGCWLLIGVLALELRYGLLLLSEQYNAWRWLGWAILPSLYLVLMAAPRAWPWPVSTYSREYRVYAATPLALLMLGWFWLANIASDGTAEPLPYVPLINPLELGLLFALFGVYVWSRNAVMQLAIREDYADNATQVIAGVSLFAFFTAMVMRAAHHWGGVPFALDLLLESMLVQAGLSIVWTLMALSLMIGGHLRHRREVWLIGAALIALVVAKLFFVELSNRGGLARIVSFIGVGVLLLVVGYFAPLPPKRAEAMPGAEKPAPETEGVSS